A DNA window from Betta splendens chromosome 6, fBetSpl5.4, whole genome shotgun sequence contains the following coding sequences:
- the furinb gene encoding furin (paired basic amino acid cleaving enzyme) b isoform X5, whose amino-acid sequence MDARVALLHLWTAVVLLAAERIDAEVYTNTWAVQINGGPEEANRIAGEHGFVNLGNVFGDYYHFRHHAVEKRALSGHQGMHIRLQQEPQVMWTEQQVVRKRTRRDVFEDPTDPDFPKQWYLSAPTHQDLNTKVAWAQGYTGKGVVVTILDDGIEKDHPDLVSNYDPEASYDVNDGDSDPQPRYTQRNENRHGTRCAGEVAAAANNGVCGIGVAFNARIGGVRMLDGEVTDVVEAHSLSLNPQHVHIYSASWGPEDDGKSLDGPAKLAKEAFLQGITKGRGGLGSIFVWASGNGGREQDNCNCDGYTNSIYTLSISSTTQSGSVPWYSEPCSSTLATTFSSGNPGDKQIVTTDLRQKCTDSHTGTSASAPLAAGIIALALEANMNLTWRDMQHLAVRTARPGRLSAGDWRTNGVGRRVSHSYGYGLLDAGAMVALAQNWTAVGPQHQCAHTMLAEARDIGNKLVFSKSVDACWGRPEYVSALEHVQARLTLSYSQRGKLAIHLISPLGTRSTLLFPRPNDFSSEGFNDWAFMTTHSWDEDPQGEWTVEIENVAPNGRDYGVLSQFTLILWGTGPSAINPSSSDFPRPSNNSCKTFDAQQICIECSPGFSLFLQGCVKLCPPGFTSGPQLLNLSLENWVDLSSIQACLSCHAACLTCSGTGPTDCLSCPPHSHLVLTSCLHQNQVQRKSPLAGTLHGSRAQQPGGVPAAADSGGEGPLGVGAAPSTQLPAIVAVLSCALILASFAGVFLLLQMRSGGAALGWRTKLPSVYSEMRGVRVGFGFGFGQGRERKARICYKGIPTVWGDEDVIAYESESDSEEVDGHSERTAFIKTQSSI is encoded by the exons GTTTTTGGAGATTATTATCACTTCAGGCATCACGCTGTGGAGAAAAGAGCTTTGTCTGGCCACCAGGGGATGCACATCAGACTGCAACAAGAACCACAG GTCATGTGGACGGAGCAGCAAGTAGTGAGGAAAAGGACGAGGAGGGACGTCTTCGAAGACCCAACAGACCCAGATTTCCCTAAGCAGTGGTACCTG TCCGCCCCGACGCATCAAGACCTGAACACCAAAGTCGCCTGGGCCCAAGGCTACACAGGGAAAGGCGTGGTAGTCACCATCCTGGACGACGGCATTGAGAAGGACCACCCCGACCTCGTCAGCAACTAT GATCCTGAGGCCAGCTACGATGTCAACGACGGGGACAGCGACCCCCAGCCACGATACACGCAGCGGAATGAGAACAG ACACGGAACCCGCTGTGCAGGAGAGGTCGCGGCGGCAGCCAACAACGGCGTGTGCGGCATAGGTGTGGCCTTTAATGCCAGAATTGGAG gaGTGCGCATGTTGGACGGGGAGGTGACAGACGTGGTGGAGGCCCACTCGCTTAGCCTCAACCCGCAGCACGTCCACATATACAGCGCCAGCTGGGGGCCCGAGGACGACGGCAAATCGCTGGACGGCCCGGCCAAGCTGGCGAAGGAGGCCTTTCTGCAGGGAATCACCAAG GGACGCGGCGGCCTGGGATCCATCTTCGTGTGGGCCTCGGGGAACGGGGGTCGGGAGCAGGACAACTGCAACTGCGACGGCTACACCAACAGCATCTACACCCTGTCCATCAGCAGCACCACGCAGTCGGGCAGCGTGCCGTGGTACAGCgagccctgctcctccaccctcGCCACCACCTTCAGCTCCGGAAACCCTGGGGACAAGCAGATA GTGACCACCGACCTGAGGCAGAAATGCACCGACTCTCACACGGGGACGTCGGCCTCGGCCCCGCTGGCTGCTGGGATCATCGCGTTGGCCCTCGAGGCCAA CATGAACCTGACCTGGAGGGACATGCAGCATCTGGCGGTGAGGACCGCCCGGCCCGGACGGCTCAGCGCCGGTGACTGGAGGACCAACGGGGTGGGACGCAGAG TGAGTCATTCGTACGGCTACGGGCTCCTGGATGCCGGCGCGATGGTGGCTTTGGCACAAAACTGGACGGCGGTGGGGCCACAGCACCAGTGTGCTCACACCATGCTGGCAGAGGCTCg AGACATCGGGAACAAGCTGGTGTTCAGCAAGAGCGTGGACGCCTGCTGGGGACGACCGGAGTACGTCAGCGCCCTGGAACACGTTCAGGCTCGGCTCACTCTCTCCTACAGCCAGAGAGGGAAATTGGCCATTCATCTCATCAGCCCACTGGGCACGCGCTCCACCCTGCTGTTCCCCAG gCCCAATGACTTTTCCTCTGAGGGATTTAACGACTGGGCTTTCATGACGACCCATTCGTGGGACGAAGACCCTCAAGGAGAGTGGACCGTGGAAATAGAAAACGTGGCTCCTAATGGGCGGGATTATG gtGTGTTGAGTCAGTTCACCCTCATCTTGTGGGGCACCGGACCCAGCGCCATCAACCCCTCGTCCTCTGACTTCCCTCGACCGTCCAACAACAGCTGCAAGACCTTCGATGCGCAGCAGATCTGCATCG agtgcagccccggcttctccctcttccttcaGGGCTGTGTGAAGTTGTGTCCCCCGGGCTTCACCTCCGGGCCACAGCTCCTTAACCTCTCCCTGGAGAACTGGGTGGACCTGTCCTCCATCCAAGCCTGTCTGTCCTGCCACGCTGCCTGCCTCACCTGCTCCGGCACCGGGCCCACGGACTGCCTGTCCTGCCCGCCTCACAGCCACCTGGTCCTCACCTCCTGTCTGCACCAAAACCAGGTCCAGAGAAAGTCCCCGCTCGCTGGGACGCTCCATGGCAGCCGGGCCCAGCAGCCGGGGGGGGTCCCAGCAGCGGCCGACAGCGGGGGAGAGGGACCCCTGGGAGTCGGAGCGGCTCCATCCACTCAGCTGCCGGCCATCGTGGCGGTGCTCAGCTGTGCCCTCATCCTGGCCTCCTTCGCCGgcgtcttcctcctgctgcagatgcGCTCCGGCGGCGCCGCTTTAGGCTGGAGGACCAAGCTCCCCTCCGTGTACTCGGAGATGAGGGGCGTGCGGGTGGGCTTCGGCTTTGGCTTCGGCCAAGGACGGGAGCGGAAGGCGCGGATATGCTACAAGGGGATCCCCACCGTGTGGGGGGACGAGGACGTGATCGCCTACGAGTCTGAATCAGACAGCGAGGAGGTGGACGGTCACAGCGAGAGGACAGCGTTCATCAAGACTCAGAGCTCGATCTAG
- the furinb gene encoding furin (paired basic amino acid cleaving enzyme) b isoform X2, with product MGHCSTLLLEGRAALLRLRRSDRRTDRLPRGAFCSSWMPGWPCCTYGQPLSSWQLSGLMQRSTPTRGLSRSTGGRRRQIASPGNTASSTSAMFLEIIITSGITLWRKELCLATRGCTSDCNKNHRFTTPCLDLIKFYDIEARQQCWFARPRFIVLYLSICRKALHRHLLVVSPDFKVMWTEQQVVRKRTRRDVFEDPTDPDFPKQWYLSAPTHQDLNTKVAWAQGYTGKGVVVTILDDGIEKDHPDLVSNYDPEASYDVNDGDSDPQPRYTQRNENRHGTRCAGEVAAAANNGVCGIGVAFNARIGGVRMLDGEVTDVVEAHSLSLNPQHVHIYSASWGPEDDGKSLDGPAKLAKEAFLQGITKGRGGLGSIFVWASGNGGREQDNCNCDGYTNSIYTLSISSTTQSGSVPWYSEPCSSTLATTFSSGNPGDKQIVTTDLRQKCTDSHTGTSASAPLAAGIIALALEANMNLTWRDMQHLAVRTARPGRLSAGDWRTNGVGRRVSHSYGYGLLDAGAMVALAQNWTAVGPQHQCAHTMLAEARDIGNKLVFSKSVDACWGRPEYVSALEHVQARLTLSYSQRGKLAIHLISPLGTRSTLLFPRPNDFSSEGFNDWAFMTTHSWDEDPQGEWTVEIENVAPNGRDYGVLSQFTLILWGTGPSAINPSSSDFPRPSNNSCKTFDAQQICIECSPGFSLFLQGCVKLCPPGFTSGPQLLNLSLENWVDLSSIQACLSCHAACLTCSGTGPTDCLSCPPHSHLVLTSCLHQNQVQRKSPLAGTLHGSRAQQPGGVPAAADSGGEGPLGVGAAPSTQLPAIVAVLSCALILASFAGVFLLLQMRSGGAALGWRTKLPSVYSEMRGVRVGFGFGFGQGRERKARICYKGIPTVWGDEDVIAYESESDSEEVDGHSERTAFIKTQSSI from the exons GTTTTTGGAGATTATTATCACTTCAGGCATCACGCTGTGGAGAAAAGAGCTTTGTCTGGCCACCAGGGGATGCACATCAGACTGCAACAAGAACCACAG GTTCACTACTCCTTGTTTGGATCTCATAAAGTTTTATGATATCGAGGCGCGGCAGCAATGTTGGTTTGCTCGTCCAAGATTTATAGTGCTGTACCTCTCCATCTGCAGGAAAGCACTGCACAGACATTTACTGGTTGTGTCTCCCGACTTCAAA GTCATGTGGACGGAGCAGCAAGTAGTGAGGAAAAGGACGAGGAGGGACGTCTTCGAAGACCCAACAGACCCAGATTTCCCTAAGCAGTGGTACCTG TCCGCCCCGACGCATCAAGACCTGAACACCAAAGTCGCCTGGGCCCAAGGCTACACAGGGAAAGGCGTGGTAGTCACCATCCTGGACGACGGCATTGAGAAGGACCACCCCGACCTCGTCAGCAACTAT GATCCTGAGGCCAGCTACGATGTCAACGACGGGGACAGCGACCCCCAGCCACGATACACGCAGCGGAATGAGAACAG ACACGGAACCCGCTGTGCAGGAGAGGTCGCGGCGGCAGCCAACAACGGCGTGTGCGGCATAGGTGTGGCCTTTAATGCCAGAATTGGAG gaGTGCGCATGTTGGACGGGGAGGTGACAGACGTGGTGGAGGCCCACTCGCTTAGCCTCAACCCGCAGCACGTCCACATATACAGCGCCAGCTGGGGGCCCGAGGACGACGGCAAATCGCTGGACGGCCCGGCCAAGCTGGCGAAGGAGGCCTTTCTGCAGGGAATCACCAAG GGACGCGGCGGCCTGGGATCCATCTTCGTGTGGGCCTCGGGGAACGGGGGTCGGGAGCAGGACAACTGCAACTGCGACGGCTACACCAACAGCATCTACACCCTGTCCATCAGCAGCACCACGCAGTCGGGCAGCGTGCCGTGGTACAGCgagccctgctcctccaccctcGCCACCACCTTCAGCTCCGGAAACCCTGGGGACAAGCAGATA GTGACCACCGACCTGAGGCAGAAATGCACCGACTCTCACACGGGGACGTCGGCCTCGGCCCCGCTGGCTGCTGGGATCATCGCGTTGGCCCTCGAGGCCAA CATGAACCTGACCTGGAGGGACATGCAGCATCTGGCGGTGAGGACCGCCCGGCCCGGACGGCTCAGCGCCGGTGACTGGAGGACCAACGGGGTGGGACGCAGAG TGAGTCATTCGTACGGCTACGGGCTCCTGGATGCCGGCGCGATGGTGGCTTTGGCACAAAACTGGACGGCGGTGGGGCCACAGCACCAGTGTGCTCACACCATGCTGGCAGAGGCTCg AGACATCGGGAACAAGCTGGTGTTCAGCAAGAGCGTGGACGCCTGCTGGGGACGACCGGAGTACGTCAGCGCCCTGGAACACGTTCAGGCTCGGCTCACTCTCTCCTACAGCCAGAGAGGGAAATTGGCCATTCATCTCATCAGCCCACTGGGCACGCGCTCCACCCTGCTGTTCCCCAG gCCCAATGACTTTTCCTCTGAGGGATTTAACGACTGGGCTTTCATGACGACCCATTCGTGGGACGAAGACCCTCAAGGAGAGTGGACCGTGGAAATAGAAAACGTGGCTCCTAATGGGCGGGATTATG gtGTGTTGAGTCAGTTCACCCTCATCTTGTGGGGCACCGGACCCAGCGCCATCAACCCCTCGTCCTCTGACTTCCCTCGACCGTCCAACAACAGCTGCAAGACCTTCGATGCGCAGCAGATCTGCATCG agtgcagccccggcttctccctcttccttcaGGGCTGTGTGAAGTTGTGTCCCCCGGGCTTCACCTCCGGGCCACAGCTCCTTAACCTCTCCCTGGAGAACTGGGTGGACCTGTCCTCCATCCAAGCCTGTCTGTCCTGCCACGCTGCCTGCCTCACCTGCTCCGGCACCGGGCCCACGGACTGCCTGTCCTGCCCGCCTCACAGCCACCTGGTCCTCACCTCCTGTCTGCACCAAAACCAGGTCCAGAGAAAGTCCCCGCTCGCTGGGACGCTCCATGGCAGCCGGGCCCAGCAGCCGGGGGGGGTCCCAGCAGCGGCCGACAGCGGGGGAGAGGGACCCCTGGGAGTCGGAGCGGCTCCATCCACTCAGCTGCCGGCCATCGTGGCGGTGCTCAGCTGTGCCCTCATCCTGGCCTCCTTCGCCGgcgtcttcctcctgctgcagatgcGCTCCGGCGGCGCCGCTTTAGGCTGGAGGACCAAGCTCCCCTCCGTGTACTCGGAGATGAGGGGCGTGCGGGTGGGCTTCGGCTTTGGCTTCGGCCAAGGACGGGAGCGGAAGGCGCGGATATGCTACAAGGGGATCCCCACCGTGTGGGGGGACGAGGACGTGATCGCCTACGAGTCTGAATCAGACAGCGAGGAGGTGGACGGTCACAGCGAGAGGACAGCGTTCATCAAGACTCAGAGCTCGATCTAG
- the furinb gene encoding furin (paired basic amino acid cleaving enzyme) b isoform X3 yields MPGWPCCTYGQPLSSWQLSGLMQRSTPTRGLSRSTGGRRRQIASPGNTASSTSAMFLEIIITSGITLWRKELCLATRGCTSDCNKNHRFTTPCLDLIKFYDIEARQQCWFARPRFIVLYLSICRKALHRHLLVVSPDFKVMWTEQQVVRKRTRRDVFEDPTDPDFPKQWYLSAPTHQDLNTKVAWAQGYTGKGVVVTILDDGIEKDHPDLVSNYDPEASYDVNDGDSDPQPRYTQRNENRHGTRCAGEVAAAANNGVCGIGVAFNARIGGVRMLDGEVTDVVEAHSLSLNPQHVHIYSASWGPEDDGKSLDGPAKLAKEAFLQGITKGRGGLGSIFVWASGNGGREQDNCNCDGYTNSIYTLSISSTTQSGSVPWYSEPCSSTLATTFSSGNPGDKQIVTTDLRQKCTDSHTGTSASAPLAAGIIALALEANMNLTWRDMQHLAVRTARPGRLSAGDWRTNGVGRRVSHSYGYGLLDAGAMVALAQNWTAVGPQHQCAHTMLAEARDIGNKLVFSKSVDACWGRPEYVSALEHVQARLTLSYSQRGKLAIHLISPLGTRSTLLFPRPNDFSSEGFNDWAFMTTHSWDEDPQGEWTVEIENVAPNGRDYGVLSQFTLILWGTGPSAINPSSSDFPRPSNNSCKTFDAQQICIECSPGFSLFLQGCVKLCPPGFTSGPQLLNLSLENWVDLSSIQACLSCHAACLTCSGTGPTDCLSCPPHSHLVLTSCLHQNQVQRKSPLAGTLHGSRAQQPGGVPAAADSGGEGPLGVGAAPSTQLPAIVAVLSCALILASFAGVFLLLQMRSGGAALGWRTKLPSVYSEMRGVRVGFGFGFGQGRERKARICYKGIPTVWGDEDVIAYESESDSEEVDGHSERTAFIKTQSSI; encoded by the exons GTTTTTGGAGATTATTATCACTTCAGGCATCACGCTGTGGAGAAAAGAGCTTTGTCTGGCCACCAGGGGATGCACATCAGACTGCAACAAGAACCACAG GTTCACTACTCCTTGTTTGGATCTCATAAAGTTTTATGATATCGAGGCGCGGCAGCAATGTTGGTTTGCTCGTCCAAGATTTATAGTGCTGTACCTCTCCATCTGCAGGAAAGCACTGCACAGACATTTACTGGTTGTGTCTCCCGACTTCAAA GTCATGTGGACGGAGCAGCAAGTAGTGAGGAAAAGGACGAGGAGGGACGTCTTCGAAGACCCAACAGACCCAGATTTCCCTAAGCAGTGGTACCTG TCCGCCCCGACGCATCAAGACCTGAACACCAAAGTCGCCTGGGCCCAAGGCTACACAGGGAAAGGCGTGGTAGTCACCATCCTGGACGACGGCATTGAGAAGGACCACCCCGACCTCGTCAGCAACTAT GATCCTGAGGCCAGCTACGATGTCAACGACGGGGACAGCGACCCCCAGCCACGATACACGCAGCGGAATGAGAACAG ACACGGAACCCGCTGTGCAGGAGAGGTCGCGGCGGCAGCCAACAACGGCGTGTGCGGCATAGGTGTGGCCTTTAATGCCAGAATTGGAG gaGTGCGCATGTTGGACGGGGAGGTGACAGACGTGGTGGAGGCCCACTCGCTTAGCCTCAACCCGCAGCACGTCCACATATACAGCGCCAGCTGGGGGCCCGAGGACGACGGCAAATCGCTGGACGGCCCGGCCAAGCTGGCGAAGGAGGCCTTTCTGCAGGGAATCACCAAG GGACGCGGCGGCCTGGGATCCATCTTCGTGTGGGCCTCGGGGAACGGGGGTCGGGAGCAGGACAACTGCAACTGCGACGGCTACACCAACAGCATCTACACCCTGTCCATCAGCAGCACCACGCAGTCGGGCAGCGTGCCGTGGTACAGCgagccctgctcctccaccctcGCCACCACCTTCAGCTCCGGAAACCCTGGGGACAAGCAGATA GTGACCACCGACCTGAGGCAGAAATGCACCGACTCTCACACGGGGACGTCGGCCTCGGCCCCGCTGGCTGCTGGGATCATCGCGTTGGCCCTCGAGGCCAA CATGAACCTGACCTGGAGGGACATGCAGCATCTGGCGGTGAGGACCGCCCGGCCCGGACGGCTCAGCGCCGGTGACTGGAGGACCAACGGGGTGGGACGCAGAG TGAGTCATTCGTACGGCTACGGGCTCCTGGATGCCGGCGCGATGGTGGCTTTGGCACAAAACTGGACGGCGGTGGGGCCACAGCACCAGTGTGCTCACACCATGCTGGCAGAGGCTCg AGACATCGGGAACAAGCTGGTGTTCAGCAAGAGCGTGGACGCCTGCTGGGGACGACCGGAGTACGTCAGCGCCCTGGAACACGTTCAGGCTCGGCTCACTCTCTCCTACAGCCAGAGAGGGAAATTGGCCATTCATCTCATCAGCCCACTGGGCACGCGCTCCACCCTGCTGTTCCCCAG gCCCAATGACTTTTCCTCTGAGGGATTTAACGACTGGGCTTTCATGACGACCCATTCGTGGGACGAAGACCCTCAAGGAGAGTGGACCGTGGAAATAGAAAACGTGGCTCCTAATGGGCGGGATTATG gtGTGTTGAGTCAGTTCACCCTCATCTTGTGGGGCACCGGACCCAGCGCCATCAACCCCTCGTCCTCTGACTTCCCTCGACCGTCCAACAACAGCTGCAAGACCTTCGATGCGCAGCAGATCTGCATCG agtgcagccccggcttctccctcttccttcaGGGCTGTGTGAAGTTGTGTCCCCCGGGCTTCACCTCCGGGCCACAGCTCCTTAACCTCTCCCTGGAGAACTGGGTGGACCTGTCCTCCATCCAAGCCTGTCTGTCCTGCCACGCTGCCTGCCTCACCTGCTCCGGCACCGGGCCCACGGACTGCCTGTCCTGCCCGCCTCACAGCCACCTGGTCCTCACCTCCTGTCTGCACCAAAACCAGGTCCAGAGAAAGTCCCCGCTCGCTGGGACGCTCCATGGCAGCCGGGCCCAGCAGCCGGGGGGGGTCCCAGCAGCGGCCGACAGCGGGGGAGAGGGACCCCTGGGAGTCGGAGCGGCTCCATCCACTCAGCTGCCGGCCATCGTGGCGGTGCTCAGCTGTGCCCTCATCCTGGCCTCCTTCGCCGgcgtcttcctcctgctgcagatgcGCTCCGGCGGCGCCGCTTTAGGCTGGAGGACCAAGCTCCCCTCCGTGTACTCGGAGATGAGGGGCGTGCGGGTGGGCTTCGGCTTTGGCTTCGGCCAAGGACGGGAGCGGAAGGCGCGGATATGCTACAAGGGGATCCCCACCGTGTGGGGGGACGAGGACGTGATCGCCTACGAGTCTGAATCAGACAGCGAGGAGGTGGACGGTCACAGCGAGAGGACAGCGTTCATCAAGACTCAGAGCTCGATCTAG